Proteins co-encoded in one Quercus robur chromosome 8, dhQueRobu3.1, whole genome shotgun sequence genomic window:
- the LOC126694793 gene encoding uncharacterized protein LOC126694793: MAPSPQKKKSTAKKADKRLKMDPRLFRSVHHFERYKDNFLNAGIIQERFVDLDDLRQTFIPSCFEGRGWDKLLSDFPLVCEPLIREFYSNAVIKENELNCWVRGKEFILDAHVIDDVLGLEGLDDEEFVNFKDRSVSIETVQQRIGGQREGKCLNTTAFPVDMRVLTIIMMFNLYPIRKLTTINCARAIFLMDLKEKNFIDISSHIFDIIVDETRTTSRPKLIFPSLLMRIFRRKGVQIPQDISHMSTPSAINKLTCKRISVRLPGEEDEGDEGEEVPMETDAETAGHASTSTPRRSGKRSRASTSADAPPDAFQIILERLDGIRAVQTEHSDRMRAMQDQIDVLAATLDSFTTQHDQ, encoded by the coding sequence gctgacaaaagacttaagatggatcctagattgtttaggtcagttcatcattttgagagatacaaggataacttcttgaatgcaggaatcattcaagagagatttgtggatttggatgatttaaggcaaacttttattcccagttgttttgaaggaagaggatgggacaaacttttaagtgattttcctttggtgtgtgaacctctgattagagaattttattcaaatgctgtgataaaggagaatgagttaaattgctgggttcgagggaaagaattcatcttggatgcacatgtcatagatgatgtactagggcttgagggtttggatgatgaggagtttgtcaatttcaaggataggagtgtctctattgaaacagttcaacagagaataggtgggcagagagaagggaagtgtttgaataccactgcctttccagtggacatgagggttctaaccataatcatgatgtttaacctttatcctattaggaagttgaccacaatcaattgtgctagagcaatttttctgatggatctcaaagagaagaacttcatagatataagttcccacatctttgacatcattgtggatgagacaagaacaacatctagaccaaaactgatctttcctagtctcctaatgaggatttttcgaaggaagggtgttcaaattcctcaagacatcagtcacatgtctacaccctctgcaatcaacaaacttacctgcaaaaggatcagtgttaggcttccaggagaagaagatgaaggtgatgaaggagaggaagtcccaatggagactgatgcagagacagcagggcatgcatccacctcaacaccaaggaggagtggcaagaggtccagagcttcaacttctgcagatgcacctccagatgctttccagatcattctggaaaggcttgatgggatcagggcagtccagactgagcattctgacagaatgagagccatgcaagaccagattgatgtcttggctgctacacttgacagcttcacaactcagcatgaccagtga